CAACTCAAATAGGTTCAAGTTTGGTTGGAGTACTTTATATATTGGATGAGCCAAGTATAGGCCTTCACCAAAGAGACAACGACAGACTTATAGCTACTTTAAAACATTTAAGAGACATTGGAAATACATTGATAGTAGTAGAACATGATGAGGATACAATGAAACAGTCGGATTTTATAGTAGATATAGGACCGGGAGCGGGAGAACATGGTGGAGAGGTAGTAGCTGCAGGGCCTATTTCGGATATTATAAAATGTGATAGATCCATAACAGGGCAGTATTTGAGCGGAAAGAAGAAAATAGAAATACCTGAACATAGAAGGAAATGTAACGGAAAATATATAAAAGTAATAGGTGCTGCAGAGAACAATTTGAAAAATATAGATGTATCCTTTCCCTTAGGTATATTTACTTGTGTTACCGGTGTATCTGGATCTGGAAAAAGTACTTTGGTAAATGAAATATTATATAAGGCACTACATAAGCAATTAAACAATTCAAAAGATAGGCCTGGACATTATAAAAATATTTTAGGAACAGAAAATGTAGATAAAATTATAAATATAGATCAAAGTCCTATAGGAAGGACTCCGAGATCCAATCCTGCAACTTATACAGGAGTATTTGATATAATAAGGGAAGTGTTTGCAAGTACTTCTGAATCCAAGATGAGAGGATATAAACCTGGACGATTTAGCTTTAATGTAAAAGGAGGAAGATGCGAGGCTTGCAGCGGAGATGGAATAATAAAAATAGAAATGCAATTTTTATCAGATGTATACGTACCTTGTGAAGTTTGTAAGGGAAAAAGATATAATAGAGAGACCCTTCAAGTAAAATATAAAAATAGAAATATTGATGATGTACTAAATATGACTGTAGAAGAAGCATTGAAGTTCTTTGAAAATATACCAAGAATAAAAAATAAACTGCAAACTCTTATGGATGTAGGGTTAGGATATATCAAATTAGGTCAACCTTCCACTCAATTGTCTGGTGGAGAAGCACAGAGAATAAAGCTTGCCCATGAATTATCTAAAAGAAGTACGGGGAAAACAATGTATATACTTGATGAACCTACTACAGGACTTCATATAGATGATGTAAATAAACTTATAAATATACTTCAGAGAATTGTAGATGTAGGTAATACAATTGTGGTTATAGAACACAACTTAGATGTTATAAAGTGTGCGGATTATATCATTGATCTTGGACCTGAAGGTGGAGAAAAAGGAGGAAACATTCTCTGCATGGGTACTCCAGAACAAATATCTGAAAATAAGGGTTCTTACACAGGACAATACTTAAAAAAGATGTTATAATTTACATAAAGACTAGCATAAGCACACCTATAATGCTAGTCTTTCCATGTATTAAGGGAGGATATTTAAATGGATCTTAGTAAATTGAGTATAGTTTTTAAAATTGTTATCATAGGTATAGTATATATTATAATATTTTGGGCACTGGGAATAATGTACAAGGATGTTAAAAATGGAAGCAAGAGAGGTAGAAATGTCAATAGGAAATCCTTTGGACTTGAAGTAGTTAATCCAGGTGAAAATGCAAATCTTAGAAGAGGTGCTGTAATTCCAGTGCGAAGGGAGATAACCATAGGAAGAAAAAGCGAT
The genomic region above belongs to Clostridium sp. AWRP and contains:
- a CDS encoding FHA domain-containing protein, giving the protein MDLSKLSIVFKIVIIGIVYIIIFWALGIMYKDVKNGSKRGRNVNRKSFGLEVVNPGENANLRRGAVIPVRREITIGRKSDNQLMLEDPYTSGHHARIYVKNGKECILEDMGSTNGTLLNGKKLRGKHYLASGDEIKIGNTSFKVIG